In Microscilla marina ATCC 23134, a single window of DNA contains:
- a CDS encoding SpoIIE family protein phosphatase, which yields MILWWCSVFYTNAQPLSSPVFPIKNKGVPFITNFTTKDYNAHDQNWRITQNNHHVLYVGNTMGLLEFDGVHWRLIELPNKSSVRGICHSSNGKVYIGGKGFIGYVSTNATGQTYVASLMDKLPKNAHDFQTVWGIREVPNEGIVFRAREQLVILKQGKCKVILPPTGTRFGYAFKLNQQLYVSIPKVGILKLENGQLKPSKRFEKLEDKNIKYAVPMSQGQWLLLTRTKLYIHNATNTRPFAAHLNDFFTQNKLYSIAKINDHYYALGTNRAGVLIIDKTGKVIQHIHRGNGLQGNNVYYLYLDQNRNLWAALSNGIALLEVASPFSKLYGINGTVYDTYVHQKKLFSATSQGIQYRHWSSYQNPLSDTVRFYPMSDFVHQTWAFSMEQNQLLAAYNPGVVQVETLGTNPKLKELETLPGNIWTFTHIAHRPKYLLAGSISGLFLLEWKNNVWQLKHKVKGFSHNARYLQEGKNGYFWVSNDQKGVCRFKLDTTTYSQITQTVWYNKAKGLPSNTFNRVYKINGKNVVASEDGIYVYHQAQDQFVREKKLNQLLGAQQAVLYLRSDAQQNIWAMLQSKADKYPHLVLLKKNNEGYQRKDQTLKKMRGVFIEKIAPHLNSLGNKDVLLATREGLIHYDPTIALPPFSFSALLRKVLVLEAKDSVIFSGTLTNPARQATVLPYKYHSLRFAASSTFYANAHQNQYRYWLEGLDVQWSDWTSETYKEYTNLPAGNYVLHLQTRNVYKAVSPIVDYRFQILPPWYRTVWAYISYVLLGLLIITGGVRWYTARLRRQKEHLAQLVAARTKELEVQNSYLEQSYKNVSLMTKMGQEITASLNLDKVLNTIYENVNKLMDATIFGIGIYQPETQQVSFELAIERNMRYKPYSRSMSEKNQFSVWCIENKQSILMGNVVEEQYQYIEEAFLADQYLLDGSQSTMPASAVYVPLMIQDRMVGVISAQSFQHHAYTDYHLNLLKNLSLYVAIAIENAQIYQQIDRKNEDITAGIKYAKRIQQAILPLTDRMLKALPAHFVLYLPRDIVSGDFYWFEETEGLIFLVAADCTGHGVSGALMTMLGSSALAEIVIQKKIHQPHQILNALDKVMRRILKSKDTHIQDGMDMAICVIDKNRSQLHFAGAKNSLLLIQGGKAQEIKGDMYEINGHRKANQPTKYRNHTIAIDQPTSFYIYSDGFQDQFGGADGKKFMKKRFRELIYQLSAEPIEQQKQLLQKKLYEWMEGQSQVDDILVIGVEIQAIHPEADAT from the coding sequence ATGATTTTATGGTGGTGCAGTGTCTTTTATACAAATGCTCAACCCCTCTCCAGTCCTGTTTTTCCTATTAAAAATAAAGGAGTTCCATTTATTACCAACTTTACTACCAAAGACTACAATGCACACGATCAAAACTGGCGCATTACTCAAAATAACCATCATGTATTGTATGTGGGCAATACAATGGGTTTGTTAGAATTTGACGGTGTACACTGGCGCTTGATAGAATTGCCCAACAAATCGTCTGTAAGGGGGATATGCCATAGCAGTAATGGCAAGGTATACATTGGAGGCAAGGGTTTTATAGGGTATGTATCTACCAATGCCACTGGGCAAACTTATGTGGCTTCTTTGATGGATAAGCTTCCTAAAAACGCCCATGACTTTCAGACAGTATGGGGCATAAGAGAAGTGCCCAACGAGGGCATTGTCTTTAGGGCTCGTGAACAATTGGTCATTCTCAAACAAGGAAAATGCAAAGTGATTCTCCCACCTACAGGTACTCGTTTTGGGTATGCTTTTAAGCTAAACCAACAACTGTATGTAAGTATCCCCAAAGTAGGCATCCTGAAACTGGAAAATGGGCAATTGAAGCCCAGCAAACGATTTGAAAAGCTCGAAGACAAAAATATAAAATATGCAGTACCCATGTCTCAAGGACAATGGTTATTGCTTACCCGTACCAAACTTTACATACACAACGCTACAAACACCCGCCCCTTTGCTGCTCATCTCAATGATTTCTTTACTCAAAACAAACTCTACAGCATTGCCAAAATAAACGATCATTATTATGCCTTGGGTACCAATCGGGCAGGCGTGCTTATTATTGACAAAACCGGCAAAGTAATTCAGCATATACACCGAGGCAATGGGTTACAGGGCAACAATGTATACTACTTGTACCTCGATCAAAACCGAAATTTATGGGCGGCATTGTCTAATGGCATAGCCTTGCTTGAGGTAGCCTCTCCTTTTTCTAAATTGTATGGCATCAATGGGACAGTTTATGACACCTATGTGCATCAAAAAAAGCTTTTTTCGGCCACCTCGCAAGGCATCCAGTACCGTCATTGGTCTTCCTATCAAAACCCCTTGTCAGACACCGTCAGGTTTTATCCAATGTCTGACTTTGTTCATCAAACCTGGGCTTTTAGTATGGAACAAAACCAATTGTTGGCAGCCTACAACCCTGGAGTCGTTCAGGTTGAAACTTTAGGTACTAACCCAAAGCTCAAAGAACTGGAAACACTGCCAGGAAATATATGGACATTTACCCACATTGCCCATCGTCCAAAGTACTTGCTGGCGGGCAGTATAAGTGGCTTGTTTTTGCTCGAATGGAAAAATAATGTGTGGCAGCTTAAACATAAGGTCAAAGGGTTTTCGCATAACGCCCGCTATTTGCAAGAAGGTAAAAATGGCTATTTCTGGGTAAGCAATGATCAAAAAGGGGTATGTCGCTTTAAGCTTGATACAACCACCTATAGTCAGATAACTCAAACAGTATGGTATAACAAAGCCAAAGGTTTGCCTTCTAACACGTTCAACCGTGTGTACAAAATAAATGGAAAAAACGTGGTAGCCAGTGAAGATGGTATTTATGTATACCATCAGGCACAAGACCAATTTGTAAGAGAAAAAAAACTGAATCAACTCCTGGGTGCCCAACAAGCCGTTTTGTATTTGCGTAGCGATGCACAACAAAACATCTGGGCAATGTTGCAAAGTAAAGCAGACAAATACCCCCACTTGGTATTACTAAAAAAAAACAATGAGGGTTACCAACGGAAAGATCAAACACTGAAAAAAATGAGGGGAGTATTTATCGAAAAAATAGCGCCGCATTTGAATAGCTTGGGCAATAAAGACGTGCTGTTGGCCACTCGTGAGGGGTTGATTCATTATGACCCAACCATTGCCTTGCCCCCTTTTTCGTTCAGTGCATTGCTGCGTAAGGTGTTGGTGTTGGAAGCTAAAGATTCTGTCATATTTTCGGGCACCCTTACCAACCCTGCTCGCCAAGCTACAGTACTACCTTACAAATACCACAGCTTAAGGTTCGCTGCCAGTAGTACTTTTTATGCCAACGCCCACCAAAACCAATACCGCTACTGGCTGGAGGGGCTAGACGTGCAATGGTCTGATTGGACAAGCGAAACCTACAAAGAATACACCAACCTTCCGGCGGGCAATTATGTACTACATTTACAAACCCGCAATGTGTACAAGGCAGTAAGCCCAATAGTTGATTACCGTTTTCAGATATTGCCTCCCTGGTACCGCACGGTTTGGGCGTATATCAGCTATGTGTTATTGGGCTTACTTATCATTACTGGAGGGGTTCGCTGGTATACTGCACGTTTGCGTCGCCAAAAAGAACACCTGGCGCAACTTGTGGCTGCACGTACCAAAGAACTGGAGGTACAAAACAGTTACCTGGAGCAATCTTATAAGAATGTAAGCCTGATGACCAAAATGGGGCAAGAAATTACGGCTTCGCTCAACTTAGACAAGGTGCTCAATACCATTTATGAAAATGTGAATAAGCTCATGGATGCTACTATTTTTGGCATTGGTATTTATCAGCCAGAAACACAACAGGTAAGCTTTGAACTCGCCATAGAGCGGAACATGCGCTATAAGCCCTACTCACGCAGTATGTCAGAAAAAAACCAGTTTTCGGTATGGTGTATCGAAAACAAACAGTCTATTCTGATGGGCAATGTAGTAGAAGAGCAATATCAGTACATTGAAGAAGCGTTTTTGGCTGATCAATACCTTCTGGATGGTTCGCAAAGTACCATGCCCGCTTCAGCAGTGTATGTGCCTCTGATGATTCAGGATAGAATGGTAGGGGTCATTAGTGCCCAAAGTTTTCAGCACCATGCTTATACAGACTACCACCTCAATTTGCTAAAAAACCTATCGCTTTATGTGGCAATTGCTATAGAAAATGCACAAATTTACCAACAGATTGACCGTAAAAATGAAGATATTACGGCAGGTATTAAGTATGCAAAGAGGATTCAACAAGCTATTTTGCCCTTGACCGATCGAATGCTCAAGGCGTTGCCTGCGCACTTTGTACTTTACCTGCCCCGCGATATTGTTTCAGGAGATTTTTATTGGTTTGAAGAAACAGAAGGGTTGATTTTTTTGGTAGCGGCAGATTGTACCGGGCATGGGGTATCGGGTGCTTTGATGACGATGTTGGGCTCTAGTGCGCTTGCCGAAATTGTGATTCAAAAAAAGATACACCAACCTCATCAAATACTAAATGCCTTGGATAAGGTAATGAGGCGTATTCTGAAAAGTAAAGATACCCACATTCAGGATGGCATGGACATGGCAATATGCGTGATTGATAAAAACCGTTCTCAACTGCATTTTGCGGGGGCTAAAAACTCCTTGCTACTCATACAAGGTGGAAAAGCACAAGAAATAAAAGGCGATATGTACGAAATCAATGGTCATCGTAAAGCCAACCAGCCCACCAAGTACCGCAACCATACCATTGCTATAGACCAACCCACGTCGTTTTATATCTACTCAGATGGTTTTCAGGATCAATTTGGGGGAGCCGATGGTAAAAAATTCATGAAAAAGCGTTTTAGGGAATTGATTTACCAGCTCTCTGCCGAACCCATCGAGCAACAAAAACAGTTGTTACAAAAAAAACTATATGAATGGATGGAAGGACAAAGCCAGGTAGATGATATACTGGTAATTGGAGTAGAAATACAAGCAATCCACCCCGAAGCAGATGCTACCTGA
- a CDS encoding nuclear transport factor 2 family protein → MMTKTCKTVTLFILGWWVLFSAPTQAQSQNKDDMELIQEVIKHYFEGGANSNIASFKKALHPKTYLKFSKNGAYTEIDMPTYYGFYKAGKVNQRVSKILSIDITDSAAAAKVSIAGKKRVFTDYFTLLKLKDGWKIVSKTSTNRPVKTNR, encoded by the coding sequence ATGATGACAAAAACCTGTAAAACAGTTACACTATTCATTTTAGGTTGGTGGGTATTGTTCAGTGCTCCCACCCAGGCACAAAGCCAGAATAAAGATGATATGGAGCTTATTCAAGAAGTAATCAAGCATTACTTTGAGGGAGGAGCCAACAGCAACATTGCCAGTTTTAAGAAAGCCTTGCACCCTAAAACCTATCTGAAATTCTCGAAAAATGGAGCATATACAGAAATAGACATGCCCACTTATTATGGGTTTTATAAAGCTGGAAAGGTGAACCAACGAGTCTCTAAAATCTTATCTATTGACATTACCGATTCAGCGGCAGCAGCCAAGGTAAGCATTGCAGGCAAAAAACGGGTTTTCACCGATTACTTCACTTTGCTTAAACTAAAAGATGGTTGGAAGATTGTCAGCAAAACTTCTACCAATAGACCTGTCAAGACAAATCGATAA
- a CDS encoding pyridoxal phosphate-dependent aminotransferase, giving the protein MKNTSLLSRRNWLRNTTLSSAGLVMAAHTGVFAQSANDYPNEEELVRLFSNENPYGPSRQAKAAIEKLLHRANRYPTYHEVNPQALKEAIAKKEGLKPENVVLGHGSYQLLTLIAILYGNQQQTLVIPRPTFNVTGAYAEKQLGARVKYVNLDTKFGMDLPAMRRAIDNRTSMVMICNPNNPTGTSVSAQKLADFCKEVGKKATVFVDEAYIEYAPPTHTQSMVALVRQQENVLITRTFSKMYGLAGMRVGYALARKDIATKLDALNGRFGQLINGLGLAAAMASLKDERFIKKSVRKNEEVKNWFYQQLRQTGVPYIASDTNFVYVQTGKIYANFHSQLATHHLKAVGHDKSEWSRISIGTLANMKQLMRSMKTMQKI; this is encoded by the coding sequence ATGAAAAATACCTCACTGCTTAGCCGGCGAAACTGGCTAAGAAATACCACACTTTCGTCGGCTGGTTTGGTAATGGCTGCCCATACAGGGGTGTTTGCCCAATCTGCCAATGATTATCCTAACGAAGAAGAACTGGTCAGGTTATTCTCTAATGAAAATCCTTATGGACCTTCGCGCCAAGCCAAGGCAGCTATAGAAAAACTGTTGCATCGAGCCAACCGCTACCCTACCTACCATGAAGTAAACCCTCAGGCATTGAAAGAAGCCATTGCCAAAAAAGAAGGGCTCAAGCCCGAAAACGTGGTGCTGGGACATGGCTCTTATCAATTGCTCACGCTGATTGCCATATTGTATGGCAACCAACAACAAACCTTGGTGATTCCACGCCCTACTTTTAATGTGACGGGGGCGTATGCCGAAAAACAGCTTGGCGCAAGGGTAAAATACGTAAACCTTGACACAAAGTTTGGTATGGACTTGCCCGCCATGCGCCGGGCAATAGACAACCGTACCAGTATGGTCATGATTTGCAACCCCAACAATCCTACGGGTACCTCTGTGAGTGCTCAAAAACTGGCTGATTTTTGTAAAGAAGTAGGCAAAAAAGCCACCGTATTTGTAGATGAAGCCTATATAGAATACGCTCCCCCTACTCATACCCAATCGATGGTAGCCTTGGTGCGTCAACAAGAAAATGTGCTCATTACCCGCACTTTTTCTAAAATGTATGGGCTTGCGGGCATGCGGGTAGGCTATGCCCTGGCACGAAAAGACATTGCCACAAAGCTGGACGCGCTTAATGGGCGCTTTGGGCAGTTGATCAACGGGCTGGGGCTGGCGGCAGCTATGGCTTCGCTCAAAGATGAGAGGTTTATAAAAAAATCGGTGAGAAAAAACGAGGAAGTTAAAAACTGGTTTTATCAACAACTTCGGCAAACTGGGGTGCCTTATATTGCCAGCGACACCAATTTTGTATATGTACAAACGGGTAAAATATACGCAAATTTTCACAGTCAACTGGCAACACACCACCTTAAGGCAGTAGGACATGATAAAAGCGAGTGGAGCCGGATAAGTATAGGCACACTTGCCAACATGAAACAACTAATGCGTAGTATGAAAACTATGCAAAAAATATAG